A window of the Clupea harengus chromosome 8, Ch_v2.0.2, whole genome shotgun sequence genome harbors these coding sequences:
- the stk36 gene encoding serine/threonine-protein kinase 36 isoform X2, whose product MENYHVLEMIGEGSFGRVYKGRRKYSGQAVALKFIPKVGRSEKELRSLKREIDIMRGLKHPNIVLLLDSFETDREVVVVTEYAEGELFQILEDDGSLPESQVRAIACQLVSALFYLHSHRILHRDMKPQNILLGKGGVVKLCDFGFARAMSVSTLVLTSIKGTPLYMSPELVEEKPYDHTADLWSLGCILYELHTGVPPFYTNSIFQLVQLIVKDPVKWPESMGPGCTNFLQGLLTKDPQKRLSWPHLLHHPFVADGVLVLSDEGSSSPLTIIPSPDVQAQRQLQAAEKTAPSQGESKLLRKAREQRDKERRARQTGMSKMVPPNQTRSKTAPAGKTPSSDNTLTACSQPPANCTRVIRARSAPSKGQISRDYEREFPSVDVGPRQVMKRTGSRQSNLGSVRMDSEDIDSDEEWQKFAQVTDWTSQVLVDSNILSRLKGKLLASKEKLLDGMLEGASEIREPLKVLSNVLISDPEQARQVCQEVRLPHFLFDLIEDVLGTTVVLQQAWSGAVLGDLMSVVLVYWERHPEWEVTGRRLEDLSKLFLSVLLRPDPHPLVPLSASVLTLFTHRGVHVEVGTDRLVAMLKHLLTDPEEFNYPLPPNWGICDGLLSLLLYTVSEGEIDSLSWLLDSGVWCHLWVKVGTSLEKTTKMAFVSLNGLCELLSLAMFAFSREPHSCVPLLSDSSTLCVSTLSRLLNTHCAELIGSGGFWGDAGTSSLPVMSCHLLCFPFALEMSPEKVAQILQSYHSANVVKGLVQVIQSFPPSLLELPLTLLCRLSLCDPQRSVPSFTAAAWDRGFFSLPGDGGLGRTEQSHGQLHQSGSGTDRSKRHLPPTERGEDQSKEKMKGDVSNCQPKSRTPQAIGRSDQMWGGNVSLLKDSLDQHSAHVQEIMDSLESTDLLSEHRAQLKRTQTQFRESRVVDHPTGKTDQPSASGAGDQPTGPARIRTASALLSLLLEDVSLSGCAAELISLLSQVARSSIRSSLVLIPLDPAPLRAALQHPEDSIRAAVCSLLGNLDPLVGMSKSHTDDTSPSWTAQPVLLQDLVGCLSDSSPSVRKRACRAVGTWLGLIALAGPGEGTLGQSHEPKANRNTGASSCPVWGRGRGRGERRGSTGMCGNRSALRGQDSEGWAEVALGAVAPLVVLLRDPDALTRQHSCSALGNAAGLRGGRAALLEADAQRLLLHAAQADSQHAVQRAAAATLCMLKQQDVQEQVKGSGGQTLDT is encoded by the exons ATGGAAAATTACCACGTATTGGAGATGATAGGAGAGGGCTCCTTTGGGCGAGTTTACAAAGGTCGCCGAAAGTACAGCGGACAG GCAGTGGCGCTCAAGTTCATACCAAAAGTGGGTCGCTCAGAAAAGGAGCTTCGCAGCCTCAAAAGGGAGATTGACATTATGAGAGGACTAAAACATCCCAACATAGTATTGCTCTTGGACAGCTTCGAAACTGACAGGGAG GTGGTTGTTGTGACAGAATATGCTGAAGGGGAACTTTTCCAAATACTCGAAGATGATGGCAGCTTACCTGAGAGCCAG GTACGTGCGATCGCCTGCCAGCTCGTATCTGCCCTCTTCTACCTGCACTCCCATCGGATTCTTCATCGAGACATGAAGCCACAGAACATCCTGCTGGGGAAAGGAGGCGTTGTGAAGCTGTGCGATTTCGG TTTTGCCCGTGCCATGAGTGTTTCCACCCTAGTGCTGACCTCCATAAAGGGCACGCCACTCTACATGTCCCCGGAGCTGGTGGAGGAGAAGCCCTATGACCACACGGCCGACCTCTGGTCCCTGGGCTGCATCCTGTATGAGCTTCACACCGGGGTGCCCCCATTTTACACCAACTCCATCTTTCAGCTGGTGCAGCTGATCGTCAAGGATCCCGTGAAGTGGCCGGAGAGCATGGGTCCGGGCTGCACG AACTTCTTACAAGGTTTATTGACGAAGGATCCCCAGAAAAGGCTTTCTTGGCCCCACCTCCTTCACCACCCATTTGTTGCTGATGGAGTTCTAG TGCTCTCTGACGAGGGTTCATCCAGTCCGCTGACCATCATTCCGAGTCCAGATGTGCAGGCCCAGAGACAGCTTCAGGCTGCAGAGAAGACAGCGCCCTCCCAGGGGGAAAGCAAGCTGCTCCGCAAAGCCAGAGAgcagagggacaaagagaggcGAGCCAGACAG ACGGGAATGTCTAAAATGGTTCCACCCAATCAGACCCGCTCAAAAACTGCACCAGCTGGAAAAACCCCATCCTCTGACAACACTTTGACAGCCTGCTCCCAGCCGCCGGCAAATTGCACTAGGGTCATAAG GGCGCGCTCGGCTCCGAGTAAAGGTCAGATCAGCAGGGATTATGAGCGGGAGTTCCCCTCGGTGGATGTCGGCCCCAGACAAGTGATGAAGCGCACGGGCTCGAGGCAAAGCAACCTGGGCTCTGTGCGGATGGACAGTGAG GACATTGACAGTGATGAGGAATGGCAGAAGTTTGCTCAAGTGACTGATTGGACCAGTCAGGTGTTGGTCGACTCCAATATCTTGTCCCGCCTGAAGGGGAAACTGCTTGCATCCAAAGAAAAG CTACTGGATGGCATGTTGGAAGGGGCGAGTGAGATCCGTGAGCCTCTGAAGGTGCTGAGCAATGTTCTGATCTCCGACCCGGAGCAAGCCCGCCAAGTATGTCAGGAAGTTCGTCTGCCACATTTCCTGTTTGATCTGATTGAGGATGTTCTTGGCACCACAGTGGTCCTGCAG CAAGCTTGGAGTGGAGCAGTTCTGGGAGACCTGATGTCTGTGGTGCTGGTGTACTGGGAAAGACATCCGGAGTGGGAAGTCACAGGCAGGAG ACTAGAAGATCTCTCCAAGCTGTTTCTCTCAGTGTTGCTGCGTCCTGACCCCCACCCTCTGGTG ccTCTTTCAGCCTCTGTTCTGACCCTGTTCACACACCGTGGCGTACACGTGGAGGTTGGGACTGACAGGCTGGTGGCCATGTTGAAACATTTGCTGACAGACCCTGAGGAG TTTAACTACCCCCTGCCACCCAACTGGGGCATCTGTGATGGCTTGCTCTCACTATTGCTCTATACTGTCTCAGAG GGTGAAATAGACTCTTTGTCTTGGCTGCTGGACTCTGGGGTTTGGTGCCATCTATGGGTAAAAGTTGGAACCTCACTGGAAAAAACAACCAAGATGGCCTTTGTGTCGCTCAAtg GACTGTGTGAACTCCTGTCTCTGGCCATGTTTGCCTTCAGTCGTGAGCCGCACAGCTGCGTCCCCCTGCTCTCAGACAGCTCCACTCTCTGCGTTTCCACCCTCAGCCGTCTGCTGAACACTCACTG CGCCGAGCTGATTGGCAGCGGCGGGTTCTGGGGCGACGCGGGCACGAGCAGCCTACCCGTGATGAGCTGCCACCTGCTTTGCTTCCCCTTTGCCCTCGAGATGTCTCCCGAGAAGGTGGCACAGATCCTCCAGTCATACCACAGTGCCAACGTTGTCAAGGGTCTTGTACAG GTCATACAGtccttccccccctcccttctggAGCTCCCCCTCACCTTGCTGTGCCGTCTGTCGCTGTGCGACCCTCAGCGCTCCGTGCCCAGCTTCACCGCCGCTGCCTGGGACCGAGGCTTCTTCTCCCTGCCCGGAGACGGAGGGCTGGGCAGGACGGAGCAGAGCCACGGCCAGCTCCACCAGTCTGGTAGCGGCACAGACCGGTCCAAACGACACCTGCCTCCCACAGAGAGGGGCGAGGATCAGTCAAAGGAAAAGATGAAGGGTGACGTTAGTAATTGCCAGCCAAAAAGCAGGACGCCGCAGGCCATTGGAAGGTCAGACCAAATGTGGGGAGGGAATGTCTCCCTGCTGAAAGACAGTCTTGACCAGCACAGTGCCCACGTACAGGAGATTATGGACAGTTTGGAGAGTACAGACCTACTCAGTGAGCACAGAGCCCAGCTTAAGAGGACCCAGACCCAGTTCAGAGAGTCCAGAGTTGTAGATCACCCCACAGGAAAGACAGACCAGCCAAGTGCCTCCGGGGCCGGAGACCAGCCCACAGGGCCCGCTCGGATCCGGACGGCCAGCGCTCTCCTGTCGCTCCTCCTGGAGGACGTGTCTCTCTCGGGCTGTGCGGCCGAACTGATCTCCCTCCTGTCGCAGGTGGCTCGCAGCTCCATCCGCTCCTCGCTGGTCCTCATCCCCCTGGACCCCGCGCCGCTGCGCGCGGCCCTGCAACACCCGGAGGACAGCATCAGGGCCGCCGTCTGCAGCCTGCTGGGTAATCTGGACCCTCTGGTGGGGATGTCCAAATCGCACACCGACGACACCAGCCCAAGTTGGACCGCGCAGCCCGTCCTCTTGCAGGACCTCGTGGGCTGCTTAAGCGACTCGTCTCCGTCCGTGAGGAAAAGGGCGTGCAGGGCGGTCGGGACCTGGCTGGGGCTGATTGCACTGGCAGGGCCCGGAGAGGGAACGCTCGGCCAGTCCCACGAGCCGAAGGCGAACAGAAACACGGGCGCTTCCAGTTGCCCAGTAtggggcagagggagggggagaggggagagacggggCAGCACGGGCATGTGTGGGAACCGCTCGGCTCTGAGGGGACAGGACAGCGAGGGGTGGGCAGAGGTGGCGCTGGGCGCGGTGGCACCTCTGGTGGTGCTGCTCAGAGACCCCGACGCCCTGACGCGCCAGCACAGCTGCTCGG
- the stk36 gene encoding serine/threonine-protein kinase 36 isoform X1, producing the protein MENYHVLEMIGEGSFGRVYKGRRKYSGQAVALKFIPKVGRSEKELRSLKREIDIMRGLKHPNIVLLLDSFETDREVVVVTEYAEGELFQILEDDGSLPESQVRAIACQLVSALFYLHSHRILHRDMKPQNILLGKGGVVKLCDFGFARAMSVSTLVLTSIKGTPLYMSPELVEEKPYDHTADLWSLGCILYELHTGVPPFYTNSIFQLVQLIVKDPVKWPESMGPGCTNFLQGLLTKDPQKRLSWPHLLHHPFVADGVLVLSDEGSSSPLTIIPSPDVQAQRQLQAAEKTAPSQGESKLLRKAREQRDKERRARQDQTGMSKMVPPNQTRSKTAPAGKTPSSDNTLTACSQPPANCTRVIRARSAPSKGQISRDYEREFPSVDVGPRQVMKRTGSRQSNLGSVRMDSEDIDSDEEWQKFAQVTDWTSQVLVDSNILSRLKGKLLASKEKLLDGMLEGASEIREPLKVLSNVLISDPEQARQVCQEVRLPHFLFDLIEDVLGTTVVLQQAWSGAVLGDLMSVVLVYWERHPEWEVTGRRLEDLSKLFLSVLLRPDPHPLVPLSASVLTLFTHRGVHVEVGTDRLVAMLKHLLTDPEEFNYPLPPNWGICDGLLSLLLYTVSEGEIDSLSWLLDSGVWCHLWVKVGTSLEKTTKMAFVSLNGLCELLSLAMFAFSREPHSCVPLLSDSSTLCVSTLSRLLNTHCAELIGSGGFWGDAGTSSLPVMSCHLLCFPFALEMSPEKVAQILQSYHSANVVKGLVQVIQSFPPSLLELPLTLLCRLSLCDPQRSVPSFTAAAWDRGFFSLPGDGGLGRTEQSHGQLHQSGSGTDRSKRHLPPTERGEDQSKEKMKGDVSNCQPKSRTPQAIGRSDQMWGGNVSLLKDSLDQHSAHVQEIMDSLESTDLLSEHRAQLKRTQTQFRESRVVDHPTGKTDQPSASGAGDQPTGPARIRTASALLSLLLEDVSLSGCAAELISLLSQVARSSIRSSLVLIPLDPAPLRAALQHPEDSIRAAVCSLLGNLDPLVGMSKSHTDDTSPSWTAQPVLLQDLVGCLSDSSPSVRKRACRAVGTWLGLIALAGPGEGTLGQSHEPKANRNTGASSCPVWGRGRGRGERRGSTGMCGNRSALRGQDSEGWAEVALGAVAPLVVLLRDPDALTRQHSCSALGNAAGLRGGRAALLEADAQRLLLHAAQADSQHAVQRAAAATLCMLKQQDVQEQVKGSGGQTLDT; encoded by the exons ATGGAAAATTACCACGTATTGGAGATGATAGGAGAGGGCTCCTTTGGGCGAGTTTACAAAGGTCGCCGAAAGTACAGCGGACAG GCAGTGGCGCTCAAGTTCATACCAAAAGTGGGTCGCTCAGAAAAGGAGCTTCGCAGCCTCAAAAGGGAGATTGACATTATGAGAGGACTAAAACATCCCAACATAGTATTGCTCTTGGACAGCTTCGAAACTGACAGGGAG GTGGTTGTTGTGACAGAATATGCTGAAGGGGAACTTTTCCAAATACTCGAAGATGATGGCAGCTTACCTGAGAGCCAG GTACGTGCGATCGCCTGCCAGCTCGTATCTGCCCTCTTCTACCTGCACTCCCATCGGATTCTTCATCGAGACATGAAGCCACAGAACATCCTGCTGGGGAAAGGAGGCGTTGTGAAGCTGTGCGATTTCGG TTTTGCCCGTGCCATGAGTGTTTCCACCCTAGTGCTGACCTCCATAAAGGGCACGCCACTCTACATGTCCCCGGAGCTGGTGGAGGAGAAGCCCTATGACCACACGGCCGACCTCTGGTCCCTGGGCTGCATCCTGTATGAGCTTCACACCGGGGTGCCCCCATTTTACACCAACTCCATCTTTCAGCTGGTGCAGCTGATCGTCAAGGATCCCGTGAAGTGGCCGGAGAGCATGGGTCCGGGCTGCACG AACTTCTTACAAGGTTTATTGACGAAGGATCCCCAGAAAAGGCTTTCTTGGCCCCACCTCCTTCACCACCCATTTGTTGCTGATGGAGTTCTAG TGCTCTCTGACGAGGGTTCATCCAGTCCGCTGACCATCATTCCGAGTCCAGATGTGCAGGCCCAGAGACAGCTTCAGGCTGCAGAGAAGACAGCGCCCTCCCAGGGGGAAAGCAAGCTGCTCCGCAAAGCCAGAGAgcagagggacaaagagaggcGAGCCAGACAG GATCAGACGGGAATGTCTAAAATGGTTCCACCCAATCAGACCCGCTCAAAAACTGCACCAGCTGGAAAAACCCCATCCTCTGACAACACTTTGACAGCCTGCTCCCAGCCGCCGGCAAATTGCACTAGGGTCATAAG GGCGCGCTCGGCTCCGAGTAAAGGTCAGATCAGCAGGGATTATGAGCGGGAGTTCCCCTCGGTGGATGTCGGCCCCAGACAAGTGATGAAGCGCACGGGCTCGAGGCAAAGCAACCTGGGCTCTGTGCGGATGGACAGTGAG GACATTGACAGTGATGAGGAATGGCAGAAGTTTGCTCAAGTGACTGATTGGACCAGTCAGGTGTTGGTCGACTCCAATATCTTGTCCCGCCTGAAGGGGAAACTGCTTGCATCCAAAGAAAAG CTACTGGATGGCATGTTGGAAGGGGCGAGTGAGATCCGTGAGCCTCTGAAGGTGCTGAGCAATGTTCTGATCTCCGACCCGGAGCAAGCCCGCCAAGTATGTCAGGAAGTTCGTCTGCCACATTTCCTGTTTGATCTGATTGAGGATGTTCTTGGCACCACAGTGGTCCTGCAG CAAGCTTGGAGTGGAGCAGTTCTGGGAGACCTGATGTCTGTGGTGCTGGTGTACTGGGAAAGACATCCGGAGTGGGAAGTCACAGGCAGGAG ACTAGAAGATCTCTCCAAGCTGTTTCTCTCAGTGTTGCTGCGTCCTGACCCCCACCCTCTGGTG ccTCTTTCAGCCTCTGTTCTGACCCTGTTCACACACCGTGGCGTACACGTGGAGGTTGGGACTGACAGGCTGGTGGCCATGTTGAAACATTTGCTGACAGACCCTGAGGAG TTTAACTACCCCCTGCCACCCAACTGGGGCATCTGTGATGGCTTGCTCTCACTATTGCTCTATACTGTCTCAGAG GGTGAAATAGACTCTTTGTCTTGGCTGCTGGACTCTGGGGTTTGGTGCCATCTATGGGTAAAAGTTGGAACCTCACTGGAAAAAACAACCAAGATGGCCTTTGTGTCGCTCAAtg GACTGTGTGAACTCCTGTCTCTGGCCATGTTTGCCTTCAGTCGTGAGCCGCACAGCTGCGTCCCCCTGCTCTCAGACAGCTCCACTCTCTGCGTTTCCACCCTCAGCCGTCTGCTGAACACTCACTG CGCCGAGCTGATTGGCAGCGGCGGGTTCTGGGGCGACGCGGGCACGAGCAGCCTACCCGTGATGAGCTGCCACCTGCTTTGCTTCCCCTTTGCCCTCGAGATGTCTCCCGAGAAGGTGGCACAGATCCTCCAGTCATACCACAGTGCCAACGTTGTCAAGGGTCTTGTACAG GTCATACAGtccttccccccctcccttctggAGCTCCCCCTCACCTTGCTGTGCCGTCTGTCGCTGTGCGACCCTCAGCGCTCCGTGCCCAGCTTCACCGCCGCTGCCTGGGACCGAGGCTTCTTCTCCCTGCCCGGAGACGGAGGGCTGGGCAGGACGGAGCAGAGCCACGGCCAGCTCCACCAGTCTGGTAGCGGCACAGACCGGTCCAAACGACACCTGCCTCCCACAGAGAGGGGCGAGGATCAGTCAAAGGAAAAGATGAAGGGTGACGTTAGTAATTGCCAGCCAAAAAGCAGGACGCCGCAGGCCATTGGAAGGTCAGACCAAATGTGGGGAGGGAATGTCTCCCTGCTGAAAGACAGTCTTGACCAGCACAGTGCCCACGTACAGGAGATTATGGACAGTTTGGAGAGTACAGACCTACTCAGTGAGCACAGAGCCCAGCTTAAGAGGACCCAGACCCAGTTCAGAGAGTCCAGAGTTGTAGATCACCCCACAGGAAAGACAGACCAGCCAAGTGCCTCCGGGGCCGGAGACCAGCCCACAGGGCCCGCTCGGATCCGGACGGCCAGCGCTCTCCTGTCGCTCCTCCTGGAGGACGTGTCTCTCTCGGGCTGTGCGGCCGAACTGATCTCCCTCCTGTCGCAGGTGGCTCGCAGCTCCATCCGCTCCTCGCTGGTCCTCATCCCCCTGGACCCCGCGCCGCTGCGCGCGGCCCTGCAACACCCGGAGGACAGCATCAGGGCCGCCGTCTGCAGCCTGCTGGGTAATCTGGACCCTCTGGTGGGGATGTCCAAATCGCACACCGACGACACCAGCCCAAGTTGGACCGCGCAGCCCGTCCTCTTGCAGGACCTCGTGGGCTGCTTAAGCGACTCGTCTCCGTCCGTGAGGAAAAGGGCGTGCAGGGCGGTCGGGACCTGGCTGGGGCTGATTGCACTGGCAGGGCCCGGAGAGGGAACGCTCGGCCAGTCCCACGAGCCGAAGGCGAACAGAAACACGGGCGCTTCCAGTTGCCCAGTAtggggcagagggagggggagaggggagagacggggCAGCACGGGCATGTGTGGGAACCGCTCGGCTCTGAGGGGACAGGACAGCGAGGGGTGGGCAGAGGTGGCGCTGGGCGCGGTGGCACCTCTGGTGGTGCTGCTCAGAGACCCCGACGCCCTGACGCGCCAGCACAGCTGCTCGG
- the gig2o gene encoding grass carp reovirus (GCRV)-induced gene 2o produces the protein MDETITFSGWEAIEDNTLSTNEELKSGHTYTMYHGTYLKLANTIISKGFQPSKDGLLGAGVYVSRNIDKAKCYPLKIDVKDKVVFKLKVRAGKVKKIDSDNHPMQKTWHQNGYDCAWVPPRSNLTAIKSGREEDCVWDPKRITVVGVACCVDDGKRKELRKLIHRMNGTDDVCSRCNQSKRGGRRHDTQLCWNCPEMICPFQSKHECKP, from the coding sequence ATGGACGAGACGATAACGTTCTCGGGTTGGGAGGCTATTGAGGATAATACTCTATCAACCAACGAGGAGCTAAAATCGGGACATACCTACACGATGTACCATGGTACATATCTGAAATTGGCAAACACGATAATCAGTAAGGGTTTCCAACCATCTAAAGACGGATTATTAGGTGCTGGCGTGTATGTCAGCCGGAACATTGACAAAGCTAAATGTTACCCACTCAAAATCGACGTAAAGGACAAAGTTGTATTTAAGCTGAAGGTACGTGCTGGCAAGGTAAAAAAGATTGACTCTGACAACCATCCGATGCAGAAAACCTGGCACCAGAATGGATATGATTGCGCTTGGGTGCCCCCCAGATCCAATTTAACTGCCATCAAGTCTGGACGAGAAGAGGACTGTGTTTGGGATCCCAAAAGAATAACGGTGGTTGGTGTGGCTTGCTGCGTTGATGATGGCAAACGCAAAGAGCTCCGTAAACTGATCCATCGCATGAATGGCACGGATGATGTCTGCAGTCGTTGTAATCAAAGCAAACGTGGTGGACGACGGCACGACACCCAGCTCTGTTGGAACTGCCCGGAGATGATCTGCCCCTTCCAAAGCAAACATGAATGCAAACCATAG
- the c8h11orf53 gene encoding uncharacterized protein C11orf53 homolog — protein sequence METDYSKRVYQGVRVKHTVKDLLAEKRSRQTTVPRFNAGTNPSQSAFVQMPGSHVLPGYYSMRRPFLQDSELCHPMKQYSTDTYSSTLGGKPFSYDHPSSYPFIDSYYPSESFGDYRSTSTYGTSGGSLFPPSSLPPLLPPLSGEPSSSHLLLRDTWDQPTEDTVSQPDALCPVGTTPGTGSPSLATQDSENASAYRMPTVRTGGSMSSGSQPYPVQPLEEVHYPATSYTPVSNFSCPPYMTVPGDLAVAKMPTMSSEETSGGSVAQSDTSTWVKDDGNGSWLSYEARRAF from the exons ATGGAAACAG ATTATTCCAAGAGAGTCTACCAGGGTGTCAGAGTCAAACATACCGTTAAAGATCTCCTTGCAGAAAAACGATCAAGGCAAACAACCGTTCCCCGATTTAAT GCAGGAACCAATCCCTCACAATCAGCATTTGTTCAGATGCCAG GCTCACATGTTCTTCCAGGTTATTACAGCATGAGGAGGCCATTCCTCCAAGACTCTGAGCTTTGCCATCCAATGAAGCAGTactccacagacacatactcctCCACCCTTGGGGGAAAGCCCTTTTCATACGATCACCCCTCCAGCTACCCCTTCATTGACAGCTACTACCCATCTGAATCTTTTGGGGATTACCGCAGCACTTCAACATACGGCACAAGTGGAGGGTCTCTTTTCCCACCTTCGTCTTTACCACCTCTGCTGCCACCACTGTCTGGAGAGCCTTCCTCATCACATCTTCTTTTG agagacacatgggATCAGCCGACTGAAGACACAGTGAGTCAGCCAGATGCCTTATGTCCTGTGGGGACCACACCAGGAACCGGCTCTCCTTCCTTGGCTACTCAAGATTCTGAGAATGCCTCAGCTTATCGCATGCCCACTGTTCGCACTGGTGGATCTATGTCATCTGGTTCCCAGCCATATCCTGTGCAACCACTGGAAGAAGTTCACTATCCTGCCACTTCATACACTCCTGTGTCCAACTTCTCTTGTCCCCCATACATGACTGTCCCTGGAGACCTTGCTGTGGCAAAAATGCCAACCATGTCTTCAGAGGAAACTAGTGGTGGATCAGTGGCCCAAAGTGACACGTCCACCTGGGTCAAGGATGATGGAAATGGTTCCTGGCTGTCTTATGAGGCTCGAAGGGCTTTTTGA